Below is a genomic region from Bradyrhizobium sp. 1(2017).
GACAGGCCGCCGATGGAGCGGATGAGACGACGCCGTGTGATCATGGAGCACGTTTTTCCGATACAGCCTCTCGATGCGGTCCGATTGAAGCGGAATTGGGGTGCGTCCGTGCAGGCCGTCTGCATCCTCGTGCAGAGGCCTGCACAAACATCACCAGCGGCTTTCGCCGATCAGCGCATCCAGCCGCGCCTTCAATTCGTCGGGTGCCCGGTAATACCAGACACCGCCGAGCAGGTCGCGGAAACGTTCGTTGACACGCGCCTCGCGCTCGATGCGCTCGATCGTTGCGGCGTTGATCACGTCTTCGAGGGGCCCGGCGGCCAGCAGCGACAGCAGCACGGGATTGGCCTCGATCTTCAGGATTTCCAGGACCAGGTCGATCAACCCGTCGGGATCCTCCTCGCGCAAGTCGCGCTCGAAATCCATGATCGCAAACAGATTGTCGTCCTGGTCGCGATCGGACTTGGAATATTGCTCGATCCAGGCGCGGGCGAGCGCTGCGGTCGACATGCTGGCGCAATCGAGCGGCTCGCGCGGCGTGCGCTGGGCCAGATGGTCGGTCTGCCAGGCGTCGCAGTCGGCAAGCCCTGCCATGCGCGACAACAAAGGATCGTCGGGCGCGACATGCACGCCCCCGAGCAACCAGCGCAGCCGATCATGGTGCACCGCCTCATGCTCGATGCGCGCGATTACCGCCTCGCCATGCGCATGGAGCAGCGACAGCAGGAACTTGTCGTTGAGCTGCATCACCGTCGGCTTGTCGGCCTCGACCTCGAGCACCTCCAGCACGAGATCGAGCGCCTGTTGCGGCCGGCGGTGCGGCAGACGATCGAAATAGAGTTTTAGGGCCCAGACGCTGCCGGCCTGGTCGCGCCGGCTGACGCGCTGAAGCGCGCACCACATCGACGCCAGCTCGCTGATCGGCATCGGATCCAGGAACGCTTCGGTCTCGTCAGGCGTGCGCAGCTGCGGCGCGGCCGCGATGACCTCGAGCGGCCCAGTGTCGTCCGTCAGACCCATTCTTCCAACTCCGATCCGTATGCGTGCGCGGCGACGCCGTTCGCCGCGCTTCGGATTAGTGATGGGATTGAAGCGGTGGGTTCACCAGTTGCGGCAGTCAGTCGTCCTCGGACTGATCCGTGCCGAACAAGCCGAACTGGGCCGGGTCGCGATTGGGCTCGGCGAGCCCGAGATGGCGGAAGGCGTGCGACGTCAGCAGGCGGCCGCGCGGGGTGCGCTGGAGATAGCCGCACTGGATTAGATAGGGCTCGATGATGTCCTCGATCGCATCGCGCGGTTCCGACAGGGCTGCGGCCATGG
It encodes:
- a CDS encoding DUF6869 domain-containing protein → MGLTDDTGPLEVIAAAPQLRTPDETEAFLDPMPISELASMWCALQRVSRRDQAGSVWALKLYFDRLPHRRPQQALDLVLEVLEVEADKPTVMQLNDKFLLSLLHAHGEAVIARIEHEAVHHDRLRWLLGGVHVAPDDPLLSRMAGLADCDAWQTDHLAQRTPREPLDCASMSTAALARAWIEQYSKSDRDQDDNLFAIMDFERDLREEDPDGLIDLVLEILKIEANPVLLSLLAAGPLEDVINAATIERIEREARVNERFRDLLGGVWYYRAPDELKARLDALIGESRW